From Microbacterium sp. YJN-G, a single genomic window includes:
- a CDS encoding IclR family transcriptional regulator: MESSNTARRTVPGAQAVARAAALLRLVTASADGASLQRLAGDADLSRSTTHRLLTALRVEGLVDQDPATALWMPGPELYLMGTIAASRYDITELSRDIVRSLAVKTEESAFLSTRRADETVCLVREEGSFPIRSFVLSEGVRFPLGVASAGLAILSFLPDHDVDAYLERHPELEERWGRPHGIAPLRTRLRETKSRGYAVNPGLIVEGSWGIGAAVFDREGRPEWALSLTGVEFRFGPDRLPQLGRTLLAHAHQLSSRIAGARR; encoded by the coding sequence ATGGAATCATCGAACACCGCCAGGCGCACCGTCCCGGGTGCGCAGGCGGTCGCGCGGGCGGCGGCGCTGCTGCGCCTGGTCACCGCCTCCGCGGACGGCGCGTCGCTGCAGCGGCTGGCCGGGGATGCCGATCTCAGCCGCTCCACGACGCACCGGCTGCTCACCGCGCTGCGGGTGGAGGGGCTCGTCGATCAGGACCCCGCGACGGCGCTGTGGATGCCGGGTCCCGAGCTGTATCTTATGGGAACGATCGCCGCGTCACGGTACGACATCACCGAGCTTTCCCGCGACATCGTGCGCTCGCTGGCGGTGAAGACCGAGGAGAGCGCGTTCCTGTCCACCCGGCGGGCGGATGAGACGGTGTGCCTGGTGCGCGAGGAGGGCTCGTTCCCCATCCGCTCCTTCGTGCTCAGCGAGGGCGTGCGCTTTCCGCTGGGAGTCGCCAGTGCCGGCCTGGCCATCCTCTCGTTCCTGCCTGACCACGATGTGGATGCGTACCTCGAGCGGCATCCCGAGCTCGAAGAGCGCTGGGGGCGGCCGCACGGGATCGCGCCGCTGCGCACCCGGCTGCGCGAGACGAAGTCGCGAGGCTATGCCGTGAACCCGGGGCTCATCGTCGAGGGGTCGTGGGGAATCGGCGCGGCCGTGTTCGATCGTGAGGGCCGGCCGGAGTGGGCGCTGAGCCTCACCGGCGTGGAGTTCCGCTTCGGTCCGGACCGGCTGCCCCAGCTGGGCCGCACGCTGCTCGCGCACGCCCACCAGCTCTCGTCGCGGATCGCCGGCGCCCGTCGCTGA
- a CDS encoding CoA transferase subunit A, producing MIDKQFSSAADAVADIPDGASLAVGGFGLSGNPMKLIEALHAQGTSGLSVVSNNCGVDDWGLGVLLASRRIRKMTSSYVGENKEFERQFLEGDLELELTPQGTLAEKLRAGGAGIAAFFTQTGVGTQVAEGGLPRRYNPDGTIAVASPVKEVRGFDVRGEQRDFVLEDSIATDFALVHALRGDRHGNLIFNKAARNFNPLAAMAGRVCIAQVEELVEPGELDPDSIHLPGVYVHRVVEVGTGIEKRIERRTVRASAGAETQEREV from the coding sequence GTGATCGACAAGCAGTTCTCATCAGCGGCGGACGCCGTCGCCGACATCCCCGACGGGGCCTCGCTGGCCGTCGGCGGCTTCGGGCTCTCCGGCAACCCGATGAAGCTCATCGAGGCCCTGCACGCGCAGGGCACGAGCGGGCTGAGCGTCGTCAGCAACAACTGCGGCGTGGACGACTGGGGGCTCGGCGTCCTGCTCGCCTCCCGCCGCATCCGCAAGATGACCTCGTCGTACGTCGGCGAGAACAAGGAGTTCGAGCGTCAGTTCCTCGAGGGCGACCTCGAGCTCGAGCTGACCCCGCAGGGCACCCTGGCCGAGAAGCTGCGCGCCGGCGGCGCCGGCATCGCCGCGTTCTTCACGCAGACCGGCGTCGGCACCCAGGTCGCCGAGGGCGGGCTGCCCCGGCGCTACAACCCCGACGGGACGATCGCGGTCGCCTCGCCGGTCAAGGAGGTGCGCGGGTTCGACGTGCGCGGCGAGCAGCGCGACTTCGTGCTCGAGGACTCCATCGCCACCGACTTCGCGCTCGTCCACGCGCTCAGGGGCGACCGGCACGGCAACCTGATCTTCAACAAGGCGGCCCGCAACTTCAACCCGCTCGCCGCCATGGCAGGCCGGGTCTGCATCGCCCAGGTCGAAGAGCTCGTCGAGCCGGGCGAGCTCGACCCCGACAGCATCCACCTGCCCGGCGTGTACGTGCATCGCGTCGTCGAGGTGGGCACCGGCATCGAGAAGCGCATCGAACGCCGCACCGTGCGCGCTTCGGCGGGCGCAGAGACCCAGGAAAGGGAGGTCTGA